In Deinococcus maricopensis DSM 21211, one genomic interval encodes:
- a CDS encoding tyrosine-type recombinase/integrase, translating to MNWNQHFNLFIGDREYQGLSPETLRYYRQCWERFKQYSGEEPTVDRMTLQQYLISLQATHTPSSIATRWRGLKIFLKWCYVEEYSEFDPSRLKNPRAPFKKKQPLSEIEVLKLLNACRNFRDKAIVALLFDTGIRSKELCNLTVGDVDLVNRCVYVRNGKGGRDRIVPFSPSALRDLRKWAQQRNVESPWFFHVVKGEVGGALNRRWLHGLLMSAGKRAGLGEIVGPHKLRHSYARSYIASNGNPMALQETLGHSSIIVTQRYVNLNFEDLKKSHITHSPLTNARLSSQKR from the coding sequence ATGAACTGGAACCAACATTTTAACTTATTTATAGGAGACCGCGAGTATCAAGGCCTTTCTCCTGAGACATTGAGGTACTACCGGCAGTGTTGGGAAAGGTTTAAACAGTATTCTGGTGAAGAGCCGACAGTCGACCGAATGACCTTGCAACAATACTTGATTTCTCTTCAGGCTACCCACACCCCGTCTTCGATAGCAACACGGTGGCGTGGACTAAAAATTTTTTTGAAGTGGTGTTATGTCGAGGAGTACTCAGAATTTGATCCATCCCGCCTGAAGAACCCTCGAGCGCCGTTTAAGAAAAAGCAACCGTTAAGCGAGATTGAAGTTCTCAAATTGCTTAACGCTTGTCGTAATTTTAGAGATAAGGCCATTGTTGCGCTTCTGTTTGATACAGGTATTCGCAGTAAGGAGCTTTGCAACCTGACGGTGGGAGATGTCGATCTGGTTAATCGTTGTGTGTATGTCAGAAACGGTAAGGGTGGGCGGGATCGTATCGTGCCATTCAGTCCATCAGCCCTTAGGGATCTTCGGAAGTGGGCACAGCAGCGTAACGTAGAATCCCCCTGGTTCTTTCATGTCGTCAAGGGTGAGGTCGGAGGTGCGCTAAACCGTCGATGGTTGCATGGGCTGCTGATGAGCGCGGGGAAACGTGCTGGGCTTGGAGAAATTGTGGGCCCCCATAAGCTTCGACACTCATACGCACGAAGCTACATTGCCTCAAACGGTAACCCTATGGCTTTACAGGAAACACTGGGGCACAGTTCTATTATTGTTACACAGCGTTATGTAAACTTAAATTTCGAAGACTTGAAAAAGTCGCATATAACGCACTCCCCATTAACCAATGCACGCTTAAGTTCCCAGAAGAGATAG
- the purK gene encoding 5-(carboxyamino)imidazole ribonucleotide synthase, with protein sequence MSLFTGRTVGILGGGQLARMLALAGLPLGVRAVVLEPDAQAPARFCAEHLHAPYTDAAGLDRLAACDAVTLEFENVPVEALAALQGRVPVRPGGHVLHLSKHRAREKAALREAGARTAPFVPLEAPGDLAGALAAVGGEGLLKTSELGYDGKGQARVRSDADLHAAWAELGGVPCILEGLVPFVRELSLAVARSSRGEVAFGGLIENVHRNGVLRASTFVPGRAANEAAARDIARRVAEAWGLEGLLTLEFFELADGTLLVNEVAPRVHNSGHLTQDGGNVSQFEAQLRAVLDLPLVDFAPTLPSGMVNVLGWPDGQEPDWDAVLRAPGARLHLYGKAHRAGRKVGHVNVTAPDAAILAERMAHVEGLIP encoded by the coding sequence GTGAGCCTGTTCACGGGGCGGACGGTCGGCATCCTGGGTGGCGGGCAGCTGGCGCGGATGCTGGCGCTGGCGGGGCTGCCGCTGGGGGTGCGCGCGGTGGTGCTGGAGCCGGACGCGCAGGCGCCCGCGCGGTTCTGCGCGGAGCACCTGCACGCGCCGTACACGGACGCGGCGGGCCTGGATCGCCTGGCGGCGTGCGACGCGGTGACGCTGGAGTTCGAGAACGTGCCGGTGGAGGCGCTCGCGGCATTGCAGGGGCGCGTGCCGGTCCGTCCGGGCGGGCACGTGCTGCACCTCAGCAAGCACCGCGCGCGGGAGAAGGCGGCGCTGCGCGAGGCAGGGGCACGAACGGCGCCGTTCGTGCCCCTCGAGGCGCCCGGGGACCTGGCAGGCGCGCTCGCGGCCGTGGGGGGCGAGGGCCTGCTGAAGACAAGCGAGCTGGGGTACGACGGGAAGGGGCAGGCGCGCGTGCGCAGTGACGCGGACCTGCATGCCGCGTGGGCGGAGCTGGGCGGGGTGCCGTGCATATTGGAGGGCCTGGTGCCGTTCGTGCGGGAGCTGAGCCTCGCGGTGGCGCGCAGTTCGCGCGGGGAGGTGGCGTTCGGCGGGCTGATCGAGAACGTACACCGGAACGGCGTGCTGCGCGCGAGCACCTTCGTGCCGGGCCGCGCGGCGAACGAGGCGGCCGCGCGGGACATCGCGCGCCGCGTGGCGGAGGCGTGGGGCCTGGAGGGGCTGCTGACGCTGGAGTTTTTCGAGCTGGCGGACGGGACGCTTCTCGTGAACGAGGTGGCGCCGCGCGTGCACAACAGCGGGCACCTCACGCAGGACGGCGGGAACGTGTCGCAGTTCGAGGCGCAGTTGCGGGCGGTGCTGGACCTGCCGCTGGTGGATTTCGCGCCGACGTTGCCGAGCGGCATGGTGAACGTCCTCGGCTGGCCGGACGGGCAGGAGCCGGACTGGGACGCGGTGCTGCGCGCGCCGGGCGCGCGCCTGCACCTGTACGGGAAGGCGCACCGGGCGGGCCGCAAGGTCGGACACGTGAACGTCACCGCCCCGGACGCGGCAATCCTGGCGGAGCGCATGGCGCACGTGGAGGGTCTGATTCCCTGA
- a CDS encoding DUF5131 family protein, translated as MSSTKTTIEWTDKTWNPTTGCTKVSPGCKFCYAEGITRRFKQAFPSGFDFAIHRERLDQPKKWKRQSKIFVNSMSDVFHEDMPYEFLAEIFDVIIKCPQHIFQILTKRSAKLSELASALPWPDNLWVGVSVESQKQVFRVDDLRRVPARVRFLSCEPLLGPLELDLTGIHWVITGGESGASARPIDPEWVRSIRDQCVEQGVAFFHKQWGGRSPKANGRLLDGRLWSEFPVVEQPV; from the coding sequence ATGTCTAGCACAAAAACTACCATAGAATGGACAGACAAAACTTGGAATCCCACAACGGGGTGCACCAAAGTGAGTCCTGGATGCAAATTTTGTTACGCAGAAGGTATCACACGCAGGTTTAAACAAGCCTTCCCTTCAGGTTTTGATTTCGCAATTCACAGAGAAAGACTTGATCAACCAAAAAAATGGAAAAGGCAAAGCAAAATATTCGTCAACTCCATGAGTGATGTTTTCCATGAAGATATGCCTTATGAATTTCTGGCCGAAATATTTGATGTTATTATTAAGTGCCCACAGCATATATTCCAGATCTTAACGAAGAGATCTGCAAAACTGTCCGAACTTGCCTCTGCATTACCATGGCCCGACAACTTGTGGGTAGGGGTTTCCGTAGAGTCGCAAAAACAAGTTTTTCGTGTAGATGACTTACGACGGGTTCCTGCAAGAGTTCGCTTCCTCTCCTGTGAACCACTACTCGGACCTCTAGAATTGGACCTTACTGGCATCCATTGGGTCATCACAGGAGGTGAATCAGGAGCTTCAGCACGACCAATAGATCCTGAATGGGTACGCTCCATACGCGATCAATGCGTGGAGCAGGGTGTTGCCTTTTTTCACAAGCAGTGGGGAGGCAGAAGCCCAAAAGCAAACGGCCGCCTTCTCGACGGCCGTCTTTGGAGTGAATTTCCTGTCGTTGAACAACCTGTTTAG
- the purE gene encoding 5-(carboxyamino)imidazole ribonucleotide mutase has translation MSDVTPLVGVVMGSRSDFETMQGALEVLRDLGVPYEVRVLSAHRTPQLLPTYGARAERLGFRAVIAGAGGAAHLPGMLAAFTRVPVLGVPVQSRALSGQDSLLSIVQMPAGVPVATFAIGAAGARNAALFAAAMLATTDEGVRERLEAFRARQTAAVMEDPFFEGHPQAGEA, from the coding sequence ATGAGTGACGTGACGCCGCTGGTGGGTGTGGTGATGGGCAGCCGCAGCGATTTTGAGACGATGCAGGGGGCGCTGGAGGTCCTGCGGGACCTGGGGGTGCCGTACGAGGTGCGGGTGCTGTCGGCGCACCGCACGCCGCAGTTGCTGCCGACGTATGGGGCGCGCGCGGAGCGGCTGGGCTTCCGGGCGGTTATTGCGGGCGCGGGGGGTGCGGCGCACCTGCCGGGGATGCTGGCGGCGTTCACGCGCGTGCCGGTGCTGGGCGTGCCGGTGCAGTCGCGGGCGCTCAGCGGGCAGGACAGCCTGCTGAGCATTGTGCAGATGCCGGCGGGCGTGCCGGTGGCGACGTTCGCGATTGGTGCGGCGGGCGCGCGCAACGCGGCGTTGTTCGCGGCGGCGATGCTCGCCACGACGGATGAGGGCGTGCGTGAGCGCCTGGAGGCGTTCCGGGCGCGGCAGACGGCGGCCGTGATGGAGGATCCGTTTTTCGAGGGGCACCCGCAGGCGGGTGAGGCGTGA
- a CDS encoding glutamate ligase domain-containing protein yields the protein MTGVYDWLYAQTRAGRDRDPATARALLDALGAPDQHFPNLRVVGTNGKGSVSAMLDAGLTAAGLRTGRFTSPHLTHFEERVRVNGQPVHPDRTATFVRWAQHHAPDAAFFDLTLALAAQAFAQDHVDLAIMEAGVGGERDATHALHGVRAVLLTNVALDHTATLGPTIPQIAREKARAAQRGVPLLTTATGEALNVIQAVATDIGAPLYTPATHPHLFHVPHPPRLRGPHQHTNAALALAALRHLGHETGVPAALNAEHPGRLEEFHVHGRTVLLDGAHNPHAAHALATAVPHADVLLFAALARKDAAATLAPLLNVAPTRVFTAPPEGGSDPHPLARQHGGHAHPDPHHALGHALTLTPPGGTLIVAGSLHLAGHLRPHLLDMAERSPYTP from the coding sequence ATGACCGGCGTGTACGACTGGCTGTACGCCCAGACGCGCGCGGGCCGCGACCGCGACCCCGCCACCGCCCGCGCCCTCCTCGACGCGCTCGGCGCTCCCGACCAGCACTTCCCCAACCTCCGCGTGGTCGGCACGAACGGCAAAGGCAGCGTCAGCGCCATGCTCGACGCCGGCCTCACCGCCGCCGGCCTCCGCACCGGCCGCTTCACCAGCCCTCACCTCACGCACTTCGAGGAGCGCGTCCGCGTGAACGGCCAGCCCGTCCACCCCGACCGCACCGCCACATTCGTGCGTTGGGCACAGCACCACGCTCCCGACGCCGCGTTCTTCGACCTCACCCTCGCGTTAGCCGCGCAAGCGTTCGCGCAGGACCACGTGGACCTCGCCATCATGGAAGCCGGCGTGGGTGGCGAACGCGACGCCACCCACGCCCTCCACGGCGTCCGCGCTGTCCTCCTCACGAACGTCGCCCTCGACCACACCGCCACCCTCGGCCCCACCATCCCGCAGATCGCGCGCGAAAAAGCCCGCGCCGCTCAGCGCGGCGTGCCCCTCCTCACCACCGCCACCGGCGAAGCCCTGAACGTCATCCAGGCGGTCGCCACCGACATCGGCGCGCCCCTGTACACGCCCGCCACGCACCCCCACCTCTTCCACGTCCCCCACCCCCCACGCCTGCGCGGCCCTCACCAGCACACCAACGCCGCCCTCGCCCTCGCCGCCCTCCGCCACCTCGGGCACGAAACAGGCGTCCCCGCCGCCCTGAACGCCGAGCACCCCGGGCGCCTCGAGGAATTCCACGTGCACGGCCGCACCGTCCTCCTCGACGGTGCGCACAACCCCCACGCCGCCCACGCCCTCGCCACCGCCGTCCCCCACGCCGACGTCCTCCTGTTCGCCGCGCTTGCCCGCAAGGACGCCGCCGCCACCCTCGCCCCCCTCCTGAACGTCGCCCCCACCCGCGTCTTCACCGCCCCCCCCGAAGGCGGCAGCGACCCCCACCCCCTCGCCCGGCAACATGGCGGCCACGCCCACCCCGACCCTCACCACGCCCTCGGGCACGCCCTCACGCTCACGCCTCCTGGCGGCACCCTCATCGTTGCGGGCAGCCTCCACCTCGCCGGCCACCTCCGCCCCCACCTGCTTGACATGGCCGAACGCAGCCCATATACTCCCTGA
- a CDS encoding carbohydrate kinase family protein, translating to MNSTEHLLVSLGDLAWDVLAKPDTLLLAGGDTTGRLELWGGGSAANAAVWAARAGARVAFTGKIGRDHFGELAVRELQEEGVAPHVIESDEHRTGVILGLIDRAGQRAMLTGQGADWELLPEELPESVLRRARHLHLTAWSLFRDPPRAAAVRAAQIAREAGATVSLDPSSFQMIQQLGRERFLDVLDQVPFDVLFPNDDEAQALSGLTAQDAVMDWLRERYPQALIALKLDARGSLIEGPTTPRTAVPATPDRVLDATGAGDAFGGAFLAQYLTHGDAVRAAECASQVGGWVVARFGARPPADDELRARLAPYLTAVAS from the coding sequence ATGAACAGCACCGAACACCTGCTCGTGTCGCTCGGGGACCTCGCGTGGGACGTCCTCGCCAAGCCTGACACCCTGCTCCTCGCGGGCGGCGACACCACCGGACGCCTGGAGTTGTGGGGGGGCGGCAGCGCCGCGAACGCCGCCGTGTGGGCCGCCCGGGCGGGCGCGCGCGTGGCCTTCACCGGCAAGATCGGCCGGGATCATTTCGGGGAGCTCGCCGTGCGGGAGTTGCAGGAGGAGGGCGTCGCGCCACACGTCATCGAGAGTGACGAGCACCGCACGGGCGTCATCCTGGGCCTGATCGACCGTGCGGGGCAGCGCGCGATGCTGACCGGGCAGGGCGCCGACTGGGAGCTGCTGCCCGAGGAGCTGCCGGAGAGCGTGTTGCGCCGCGCGCGGCACCTGCACCTGACGGCGTGGAGTCTGTTCCGCGATCCGCCGCGCGCGGCGGCGGTGCGGGCCGCGCAGATCGCGCGGGAGGCGGGCGCGACGGTCAGCCTGGACCCGAGCAGCTTCCAGATGATTCAGCAGCTGGGCCGCGAGCGGTTCCTGGACGTGCTGGATCAGGTGCCGTTCGATGTGCTGTTCCCGAACGACGACGAGGCGCAGGCGCTGAGTGGCCTGACCGCGCAGGACGCCGTGATGGACTGGCTGCGGGAGCGCTACCCGCAGGCGCTGATCGCGCTGAAGCTGGACGCGCGCGGCAGCCTGATCGAGGGGCCGACGACGCCGCGCACGGCGGTGCCGGCCACGCCGGACCGCGTGCTGGACGCGACGGGCGCGGGTGACGCGTTCGGCGGGGCGTTCCTGGCGCAGTACCTGACGCATGGGGACGCGGTGCGCGCGGCGGAGTGCGCGTCGCAGGTGGGCGGCTGGGTGGTGGCGCGGTTCGGGGCGCGCCCGCCGGCCGATGATGAGCTGCGCGCGCGGCTCGCGCCATACCTCACGGCGGTGGCGTCGTGA
- a CDS encoding ABC transporter ATP-binding protein, with protein sequence MTLRAYDVTVTLADRPAVSTVNVTFERGRVSAIIGPNGAGKSTLLRALLGLTPLTRGRITLDERPLHEMRRAERTRRLAYLAQDEPLPEHVVARDVVALGRGAHDWLWGLLPNPKAREADDAAIIQAALEKTDALSLAERTIGTLSGGERQRVALARALAGQPEYLLLDEPTNHLDLAYQIDLLRYLHDEAEEGMGVIAVLHDLNLAARADHLILLHQGHVLSSGTPATVLTPANLRAAYGVRATISRHNGRLLVVPED encoded by the coding sequence GTGACGCTGCGCGCCTACGACGTGACCGTCACCCTCGCGGACCGGCCCGCCGTCAGCACCGTGAACGTCACCTTCGAGCGCGGCCGCGTGAGCGCCATCATCGGCCCGAACGGCGCCGGGAAGAGCACGCTGCTGCGCGCCCTGTTGGGCCTCACGCCCCTCACGCGCGGCCGCATCACCCTCGACGAACGCCCCCTGCACGAGATGCGCCGCGCCGAACGCACCCGCCGCCTCGCGTACCTCGCGCAGGACGAACCCCTCCCGGAGCACGTTGTCGCGCGGGACGTCGTCGCGCTCGGGCGCGGCGCGCACGACTGGCTGTGGGGCCTGCTGCCCAACCCGAAAGCGCGCGAGGCGGACGACGCGGCCATCATCCAGGCCGCCCTTGAGAAGACCGACGCGCTCAGCCTCGCCGAGCGCACCATCGGCACGCTCAGCGGCGGCGAGCGGCAACGCGTTGCCCTCGCGCGCGCCCTCGCCGGGCAGCCGGAATACCTGCTGCTCGACGAACCCACCAACCACCTCGACCTCGCGTACCAGATCGACCTGCTGCGCTACCTGCACGACGAAGCCGAAGAAGGCATGGGCGTCATCGCCGTCCTGCACGACCTGAATCTTGCCGCGCGCGCCGACCACCTGATCCTGCTGCACCAGGGGCACGTGCTGTCGAGCGGCACGCCCGCCACGGTCCTCACGCCCGCGAACCTGCGCGCCGCGTACGGCGTGCGCGCCACCATCAGCCGCCACAACGGCCGCCTGCTCGTCGTTCCGGAAGACTGA
- a CDS encoding ATP-binding protein: MRQIEDDFTIENIGASLLEELARGLYEPATVLREYIQNAVDAHRDYRNKYGDLPDQEILIEFDDDDIRIIDFGIGMELAEVKDVKSIAISSKRNRSSDLTGRKGVGIWSGLNFFSKVHIKTSKKGVPNAYIIEINFAAILKHLNSDQVVNMNIKEVVAPNYAIFETEEASDKHYSIVTLSAPIEVEYRKQLLDPQSVKKVVADICPCRVQPDFIKRQDLLDWYTENDIDQFGIKVNGEEVYKAFPSATDEFIKGEINVDSNVVAKYWLIPHNPANRQNGKFPESKDYLTGVRLIQKGFVLGAANPYSKDTMEGYITIRPQSYLDWYAGEIHILDESLQPTLARNELQSTEKERRFINQLRQFYGDLTTDTREVASLRQTMWKIVKFNTFIQEVVDKGEYTETKKNEAIIDEILDFKFADNIRAAETSAKKANYSYKALKTYKNRLLRDIKREKAEIFDNWSALQGLVINLPDLSDSSNAGKRVKTVNEGTENSASQATPLPNPVVGPSVNTVNTDTPPNSLNTQSQPAPSVQLQPAAISPNVQVITDITSEGFKTVDLNIVMGIVAEVLTEILSNEPERQKKYYNQILEQIKGSGS; the protein is encoded by the coding sequence ATGAGACAAATAGAAGATGATTTTACAATTGAAAATATTGGCGCAAGTCTTTTAGAAGAGTTAGCGCGCGGCTTGTATGAGCCAGCCACAGTGTTACGAGAATACATTCAAAATGCCGTTGACGCACACCGCGACTACCGAAATAAATATGGCGACCTTCCAGATCAAGAAATATTGATTGAGTTTGACGACGATGATATTAGAATTATTGACTTTGGCATTGGTATGGAATTAGCAGAGGTCAAAGATGTGAAGTCGATAGCAATTTCTAGCAAACGAAATCGGAGTTCTGATCTTACAGGACGCAAGGGCGTTGGCATTTGGTCTGGATTGAACTTCTTTTCAAAAGTACACATCAAAACTTCCAAAAAAGGCGTTCCCAATGCATACATCATTGAGATTAATTTCGCTGCTATTCTAAAACACCTTAATTCTGATCAGGTAGTGAATATGAATATTAAGGAGGTAGTAGCTCCAAATTATGCCATATTTGAGACAGAGGAAGCATCCGACAAGCATTATTCTATTGTAACTCTGAGTGCGCCGATTGAAGTCGAATACAGGAAGCAGCTGCTTGATCCGCAAAGTGTCAAGAAGGTAGTTGCCGACATTTGTCCCTGTCGAGTACAACCCGATTTCATCAAGAGACAAGACTTACTAGATTGGTATACTGAGAACGATATCGATCAATTTGGCATTAAAGTTAACGGCGAAGAAGTTTACAAAGCGTTCCCAAGCGCGACTGATGAATTTATCAAAGGTGAGATTAACGTTGATAGCAACGTAGTAGCTAAATACTGGCTTATTCCTCATAATCCCGCAAATAGACAAAACGGGAAATTTCCCGAAAGCAAAGATTACCTTACAGGCGTAAGACTTATTCAGAAGGGTTTCGTTTTAGGAGCTGCTAATCCTTATAGCAAGGACACAATGGAGGGTTATATAACTATTCGCCCTCAATCTTACCTAGATTGGTATGCAGGCGAAATCCATATTCTTGACGAGAGTCTTCAACCAACCTTGGCACGCAACGAACTCCAAAGCACCGAGAAAGAACGGCGTTTTATAAATCAGTTACGCCAATTCTATGGAGATTTAACGACTGACACGCGCGAGGTCGCTTCACTCCGTCAAACAATGTGGAAAATAGTTAAATTCAACACTTTTATACAAGAAGTAGTAGATAAAGGAGAATATACTGAAACAAAAAAGAATGAGGCTATAATCGATGAGATTTTAGATTTTAAGTTTGCAGATAATATTCGCGCCGCAGAAACTAGCGCCAAAAAAGCCAACTATTCATACAAGGCTCTCAAAACATATAAAAATCGCCTATTAAGGGACATAAAAAGAGAAAAGGCAGAGATATTTGATAATTGGAGTGCACTGCAAGGTCTTGTCATCAATTTACCTGACCTATCAGATAGCTCCAACGCTGGCAAACGCGTCAAAACTGTCAATGAGGGTACCGAAAACTCTGCAAGCCAAGCTACACCTCTTCCCAATCCAGTTGTAGGACCATCGGTTAACACCGTAAACACCGACACACCTCCTAATTCTCTGAATACTCAAAGCCAACCCGCACCCAGCGTACAGCTTCAACCAGCTGCCATCTCTCCGAATGTACAGGTTATAACCGATATTACTTCCGAGGGCTTTAAAACAGTTGATTTAAATATTGTGATGGGCATCGTTGCTGAGGTGTTAACAGAAATACTGTCAAATGAACCAGAAAGACAAAAGAAGTATTATAATCAAATTCTCGAGCAGATCAAGGGAAGTGGATCTTGA
- the mltG gene encoding endolytic transglycosylase MltG translates to MTRLRRRRTVVWRVLGALLLLAILAALGVAAYAYTLTRPTGGGKYTLEVRPGDTLAVVTSRLERAGIVRSADAVRLVMRANGTAGRLKEGYYDLSGAQDALQVADTLAGDARPRVVNVTIPEGRRLKDLPPIFAKAGFTDAAGLNAALNDAALSRYARGNLEGFLFPATYPFRPEATPKEIVEALVGRMQEEFTPANVARAKALGLGVRDWVILASLVQAEAGSASEMPSIAGVFLNRLQDGMPLGSDPTVAYGLGKDLPELDRYAGDFKKDTPYNTYTRAGLPAGPINNPGAQALMAVLSPKRTAPNGQRALYFLHGLKGEFRLNSSYAAHLRDVDTYR, encoded by the coding sequence GTGACGCGCCTGCGTAGGCGCCGCACGGTGGTGTGGCGCGTGCTGGGCGCGCTGCTGCTGCTGGCCATCCTGGCGGCGCTGGGCGTGGCGGCGTATGCGTACACCCTGACGCGCCCGACGGGCGGCGGGAAGTACACGCTGGAGGTGAGGCCGGGCGACACCCTGGCGGTGGTCACGTCGCGCCTGGAGCGGGCGGGCATCGTCCGCTCGGCAGACGCGGTGCGGCTGGTCATGCGCGCGAACGGCACGGCCGGGCGGCTCAAGGAAGGGTACTACGACCTGAGCGGCGCGCAGGACGCCCTGCAGGTCGCGGACACGCTCGCCGGGGACGCGCGGCCCCGCGTCGTGAACGTCACGATTCCCGAGGGGCGGCGCCTGAAGGACCTGCCGCCCATCTTCGCGAAGGCGGGGTTCACGGACGCGGCCGGCCTGAACGCGGCCCTGAACGACGCGGCGCTCAGCCGGTACGCGCGCGGCAACTTGGAAGGGTTCCTGTTCCCGGCCACGTACCCGTTCCGGCCGGAAGCGACGCCGAAGGAGATCGTGGAGGCGCTGGTGGGGCGCATGCAGGAGGAATTCACGCCGGCGAACGTGGCGCGCGCGAAGGCGCTGGGGCTGGGCGTGCGCGACTGGGTGATCCTGGCGAGCCTGGTGCAGGCCGAGGCGGGCAGCGCCTCGGAAATGCCGTCCATTGCGGGCGTGTTCCTGAACCGCCTGCAGGACGGCATGCCGCTCGGCAGCGATCCGACCGTCGCGTACGGCCTGGGCAAGGACCTGCCGGAGCTGGACCGGTATGCCGGGGACTTCAAGAAGGACACGCCGTACAACACGTACACGCGCGCGGGCCTGCCGGCCGGGCCGATCAACAACCCGGGCGCGCAGGCGCTCATGGCGGTGCTGAGCCCGAAACGCACGGCACCGAACGGGCAGCGGGCGCTGTACTTCCTGCACGGCCTCAAGGGCGAGTTCCGCCTGAACAGCTCGTACGCGGCGCACCTGCGGGACGTGGACACGTACCGCTGA
- a CDS encoding DNA adenine methylase produces MEANIKASNVSSSKMLSPLRYPGGKTWFVPRFVNWMSSRKKRPTLFVEPFAGGASLSCAVLDRNLADHILLVEKDERISSLWKVIFSDHAHLLAEAILEYNLTEENVKIVLSDDKPNDSIKDALYTLVRNRISRGGIMAPGAGILKHGEAGRGLHSRWYPTTLSNRILYLSQFKKRVTISNGDAIEHMESEADNKSAVFLIDPPYSETGKAAGRRLYTHWQLDHEMLFKVTQELTGDFLMTYHVSEEIKAMAHSHGFEYEAIPMKNTHHAVMSELVIGRDLSWLRSSLFI; encoded by the coding sequence ATGGAGGCGAATATAAAGGCGTCAAATGTAAGTTCCTCTAAAATGCTTAGCCCTCTTAGATATCCTGGAGGAAAAACTTGGTTTGTCCCGCGTTTTGTCAACTGGATGTCCAGTCGGAAAAAGCGGCCGACGCTTTTTGTTGAGCCGTTTGCTGGCGGTGCAAGCCTTTCTTGCGCTGTCCTTGACCGCAACCTTGCCGATCATATTCTGCTAGTTGAGAAGGATGAAAGAATTTCGAGTTTGTGGAAAGTGATATTTTCTGATCATGCACATCTGTTGGCAGAAGCCATTCTTGAATATAACCTTACTGAAGAGAATGTAAAAATTGTCTTATCTGATGATAAGCCCAATGATTCGATAAAAGATGCTCTTTATACATTAGTGAGAAATAGGATTAGCCGTGGTGGCATTATGGCTCCCGGTGCCGGGATATTAAAGCATGGCGAAGCTGGCAGGGGTCTCCATTCTCGGTGGTATCCTACAACTCTATCAAACCGAATACTATATTTGAGTCAGTTCAAAAAGAGAGTCACTATTTCAAATGGAGATGCAATAGAGCACATGGAATCTGAAGCAGATAATAAATCTGCTGTGTTCCTGATTGACCCTCCCTATAGCGAGACAGGCAAAGCTGCAGGGCGGCGTTTGTATACACATTGGCAGCTAGATCACGAGATGCTTTTCAAAGTTACCCAAGAGCTGACGGGTGATTTTTTGATGACATACCATGTATCTGAGGAAATTAAAGCAATGGCCCATTCACATGGATTTGAATATGAGGCAATTCCTATGAAAAATACCCATCATGCTGTGATGAGTGAATTGGTAATCGGTAGAGATCTCTCTTGGCTAAGAAGCAGCCTTTTTATCTAA